The genomic window ATGCCCCGTCTTCCTCAACCCAACCGTCGTCATTTTCTGCAGGGCGTGGCCGCCGTAGGCACCGCCAGTTTGTTGTCTCCGGCCACACGTGCCCTGGCTCAAGCCTCCCCCAATGATCGCCCCGTGTTCGCCACCATCGGCCTTCGCAATCAGGGCTGGGCGATCACCTCAAAGTCCTTCAAGTTCGCCGATTTTGCCGCTCTGGCCGACGTCGACTCGAACGTCTTGGGTGCCAATGTGGAAAAGACCCAGCAGAAACAGAGCCACAAGCCGGACGCCTTCAAGGACTATCGCAAGATCCTCGATCGCAAAGACATCGACGCGGTGATGATCGCCACGCCCGATCACTGGCACACCAAGGTGGCCGTCGAAGCCATGTACGCCGGCAAAGACGTGTACTGCGAAAAACCGCTGACGTTGACGATCGCCGAAGGCAAGTTGATCGAGAAGGTCGTCAAAGAAACCGGCCGCGTGTTCCAGGTCGGTACCATGCAGCGATCCGAATCCGGCCAGCGGTTCTTGCAAGCCATCGCGCTGATTCGCGCCGGACGCATCGGCACGGTCAAAAAGGTCACCTGCGGCATCAACGGCATGTCCGGTTCGCCTCAGATCCCCGTCGCTCCGGTTCCTGAAGAACTGGACTGGGACTTCTGGCTGGGACCGGCACCCAAAGTTGATTACCGCGCGTTGCCGGAAATGCGGAAGGGCTACGGTGGCGGCGTGCCGCTGTACAGCAACTGTCACTACGCGTTCCGCAACTGGCACGAGTACTCCGGCGGCAAGCTGACCGACTGGGGTGCCCACCACGTCGACATCGCCTGCTGGGCCCTCGGCGTTAGCGATACCGGACCCAGCAAAATCACGCCCGTGGAGTACTCCTTGCCGGTCGAATACAAAGACGGCCACCCGGTGGTGCACGATCGCTACAACGCCGCAACCAGCTTTAAGATCAAAGTTGATATGCCCAACGACGTGGAGATGATCATCACCAGCGAAGGCGATAACGGCATCCTGTTCGAAGGCACCGAGGGTCGCTTCTTCGTCAACCGCGGCAAGATCGTGGGCAAACCGGTGGAAGACCTGAAGGACAACCCGCTGCCCGAAGGCGCCATCGAAGACGTCTACGGTGGTCCGGTCAGCGCCAACCACACGGCTAACTTCATCGAAGCCATGCACTCGCGTAAGCAGCCGATCTCGGACGTCTGGTCGCACAACCGGATGTTGGAAATCTGTCACCTGTCTAACATCGCCATGCGGCTCGATCGCCCGCTGAACTGGGATGCGGACAAACGACAGATCGTCGGCGACGATCAGGCCAACGCCTTCCTGTCGCGAGAAAACCGCAAAGGCTACGAAATCAATATGTAGTCATACGCGGAGCATCCGTCAGGAGAACCGCTTTTCAAAGTAGCATGGGCCCCCGGCCCGTGTAGAAAAGAGGTTCTCCGCGACGGGCTACTTTTTGCACACGGGCCGGGGGCCCATGCTACTTCGTTCTTGGCCGCGAAAATCAATTTTATGCGCACTCTAATTGCGGTCGTTGCCTTACTGGTATCGCAACCGCTTGCCTGTCTGCCGTCGTTTGCCGCTGACGGCGATGTGATCGATATCGGCGACCGTCGTGAGTTGCTGGTCGATCATTTCCTCATCGACAAACTCGATAACGTCCGCTTGGTGCTCAATCGGCCGCGTGACGAGGGCATCGCGTTGCAGTTCGACAAGCCCTGGGAAGGTTTGTTCTGCGGCTACTGCACCGTGATCAAGGATGGCGATCTGTATCGGCTTTATTACCGAGGCAGGCCCGAAGCCGGTGCGGACGGCAACCAAGGCGAAGTCTACTGCTACGCGGAATCCAAAGACGGGATCGAGTGGACCAAGCCCGATTTGGACATCTTCAATGTGCTAGGTCAGAAGCGGAACAATGTGGTGTTGGCCGACGCCGCTCCCGTGACACACAACTTTTGCCCCATGCTGGATACCCGCCCGGGCGTTCCCGCGGATCAACGCTTCAAGGCGATTGGCGGGACGATGCGCAGCGGTCTGGTGGCCATGGTTTCGGCCGACGGTATCCATTGGAAGAAGCTTCGTGAACAAGCTGTCATCACCACGGACATGGTGCCTTACAAATACATGTTCGATTCGCAGAACCTGGCCTTCTGGTCGGCTCACGAAAACCAGTACGTTTGCTACTTTCGCGTGTTCGAGGATGGCATCCGTCGGATTTGTCGATCCACCAGCGACGACTTTCTGAATTGGTCGGCTCCGGTGTTGATGCAGTATCGCCATCCCGGCGGCGAGGCTCCCATCGAACACCTGTATACAAATCAAACGCACCCCTACTTTCGAGCTCCCCATTTATACGTGGCCATCGCCGCGCGTTTCATGCCGGGGCGGCAAGTGCTATCCGACGAACAGGCCCGCGCGATCAACGTATCACCGCAGTATTTCAAAGACACCTCGGATGCGGTGTTGATGACTTCTCGCGGTGGTTCATTCTACGATCGAACATTCCTCAGCGGCTTTATTCGGCCCGGTATTGGCGCGCAAAACTGGGTCTCGCGTACCAATTACCCGGCGCTGAATGTGGTCCAGACCAGTCCCACGGAAATGTCCGTGTATCTGAATCAAGACTACGCCCAACCCACATCGCATCTCCATCGCTACTCGATGCGACTGGACGGATTCGCTTCGGCGCAGGCACCCTACGCGGGCGGCCAGCTGGTGACCAAGCCGCTGACTTTCGAGGGACAGGAACTGACGATCAACTTCGGTACGTCGGCGGCCGGTGAGATTCGTGTCGAGATCCAAGATCCAGCGGGTCAGCCGATCCCCGGTTTCTCATTGGACGACGCGCAGCCACAAATTGGTAACGAGATCCGCCGCGTGGTCCGCTGGAAACAGGGTAGCGACGTTTCTTCGCTGGCTGGCAAAACCGTGCGTCTGCGATTTGTGATCAAAGACGCCGATCTGTACGCGTTTAAATTCGACAAGCCGGGTTCCTGACGACTGCTTCACTTCGCAAAGCCAATACACATGCATCGCTTCATCCTTGCCACCTTCTTTGTCGCCAGTTGGCTTGCCTGCGAACCGAACGATTGTCGTGCCGCCAAACCGTTGACCGTGGTGGCTGATTTTCAAGGCGCTTCGGTCGAAGTTTTGAGGATCGACCAAGAGGCACGCAGCGTCCAGTTCACGCCCGGTGGCGATCCCGCACGTGGCTGGCCGTGTTGGTGGTATTTTCGCATCGACGGCATCACGCCCGGCGAAACGATCACGCTGCGGCTGCAGGCTTCTTCAGCCAGCGTGGGAGCGAAAAAACCGCTGGCCGCCTCCTGGGCTATGCCCAAGCAAGCCACCTTTTCCATCGATGGCGAAACCTGGCTTCACAGTGACGAAGGCACGCGTGTTGAACAAGCCATGGTGTATACCGTCCAACCCGATGCCACATCGGTGTCTGTGGCCTGGGGCCCGCCCTACACGCCTCAGATGGCCGAGCAATTCGTGCGAAAGATCGCCGAGAAATCGCCGCATGCCGAAGCCACCGAACTGTGCCGATCACGTGGCGGCCGGGCGGTGCCGATGTTGCACGTGCGAGAGGGAGATCGTGACAATCGCCAACGCTTTGGCGTCTGGGTACAGGCCCGGCAACATGCTTGGGAAAGCGGGTCCAGTTGGGTTGCGCAAGGGTTTGCCCAGTGGGTGACCGGCGACGAGCCCGAGGCCGCTTGGCTGCGTCAGCATGCGGAAATCTTTGTCGTTCCCATTATGGATATCGACAATACGGCAACCGGCAACGGCGGCAAAAACGCTCTGCCACATGACCACAACCGCGACTGGTCGTCCGAACCGCATTGGAATGAAATCCTGGCTGCCCAGCGACGGATTCGCGGTTTGGTCGACGAACAGCGGATGGATGTGTTCTTGGACCTCCACAATCCGGCTCCCGGCGATCCCACGTTTTTCTACGTGTTGCCGCGCGAGATGTTGGAAGAACCCATGCTCCGCCTCCGCGACCGCTTTATCGAACTGGCCTATGGTCGAATCAGCAAGATCAAGCCGCTGATCCCGATGAGCAACAAGCCCAAGGTGACCGGGGCAAGTTATCACCCGCTGTGGCGTCAGATCAGCTCCAATTGGGTCAGCATGAACGGAAATCCGCACACGGTTAGTTTGTGTTTGGAGACGATCTGGAATTATAAAAACAGCACCACCACCGGTTATCAAGCGGTGGGCGCCAACTTGGCCGCCGCCGTGCAGGAATACCTAGCCGAACGGCCGGCAAAGCCGTAGGTAGCATGGGCCCCTGGCCCGTGTGGAGCCCAATTCCTAGAGCTCGCGCCCTAGGCATTTTCACTTCACTCGCCCTCTGGGAGAGTCGAGCGTCAGCGAGGAGAGGGCGACCGCGCCGCTGCGAAATCCATAAAAACCTCCCCTCGCTATGGCTCGACCCTCCTTGGAAAGGAGGGTGAAGAAAGAGGCTCCAAGGAATGCTGCAGTCCTACAATTGACGTCCCCCGCGGCTGAGAATAGCTCGTCTGGAACACGCAATATAATTCACACGGGCCGGGGACCCATGCTACTTGTACACGGGCCGGGGACCCATGCTACTTGGGGGTGATCTGGATGGCTTGGCCGCCTCGCGGGGGCAGCGCGATGTCCAGGGTTTGCGTGCTGTCCAGCTGGCGGCGATCGATGCGAACGTGCGTGCGAGTGTCCACGCTGGGATCGTCGCTGTAGATGCGGGCCTCGTACTCCGCACCCGCTTCCAAAAAGTCCAAGGGCAAGCTCAGCGTGCGCGGTTGATCGTCGTTCATGGCTCCCACAAACCACTGCTCGCCACTGCGGCGAGCGATCAGGGCGTACTGGCCGATCTGGCCGTCGATGACGCGGGTTTCATCCCACACCGTGGGCACGTTTTTGTAGAACTCCAGTTCCGGCTCGTCGCCGATCAACCCATTCATGCCTTTGGGATCGGTACCTTCGGGCGCCGGTCGGTCGTACCAGTACAAAAATTGCCAGGGACTGTAGATGCAGACGGCTTTGGCCAATTGGTAGGCATGGCTGGCGTTGCGCTCGACGCGTTTGTTGAAATAGCAGATGGTGTTGTCGCCGGCGCCGGCGACCATTCGAGTGAACACAATCCGCAGCGTCTGTTCGTTGCTTGGCGAGGTTTCGTCGCCACCGATGCCTTCCTGGGTCATCAGGTTCGGGTAAGTGCGTTCGAAACCGGTGGGACGATATTCGTCATGAATGTCGACCATCAGCTGATGCTCGGCGGCTTTGCGGACCGCTTCGTGTAGCCACCGCGTGGCTTCTTGCGAGCCCACATGAACGAAGCCATATTTGACGCCTTTGATTCCCCATTGTTGAAACAGCGGCAGGATCTCGTCCAGCTGTTTGCTCAGCGCGCGTTGATTGACGTACAACAAAATGCCAATTCCACGTTCCTCGCCGTAGCGGATCACTTCGTGTAGATCCAAGGGGCCTTTAGAACGTTTCGGATCGACCGTGATGGTGGTCGCATCCGATGCATTGTCATATTCGTGACCGTACCATCCGGCATCAAATTCGACGTACTGCAAGCCATTGGCCACGGCAAAATCGATGCAGGCTTTACCGCCATGCGTGGTCAGGGTGACTTCGCGAATAACTTTGCCGGGTTTGATCCAAGAGGTATCCTCGATCGCGCAGGGTTCGTTCAGGTTCAGCAACAGATAGTTCTGTTCGAGCAGTTGCCCTGGGCTGTCGCCCACCATCACAAACCGCCAGGGCGTGGCGCCCGGAGTTTTGATTTTGGCGTTGCCCGACAGGTCCGCCCGCAAGCTGTGTGGTTCCGATGCATTGCCTTGCAGCTTCATGCGAGCAAAGTCCACCAGTCCCGCTTCGCCCACGGCTACGTACGGTCCGTCGGCGGTTTGAATCACCAGGGGACGTTCGCAACCGGATTTGACAGCGTCGAGCGTTTGTTCGGCGTACACGCCCTGGGCGGTGTACACCGCCCAGCAGCGATGGTTGCCGGTAAAGCGAAACTCGGTCAGTTCTTTGC from Roseimaritima ulvae includes these protein-coding regions:
- a CDS encoding Gfo/Idh/MocA family protein, with protein sequence MPRLPQPNRRHFLQGVAAVGTASLLSPATRALAQASPNDRPVFATIGLRNQGWAITSKSFKFADFAALADVDSNVLGANVEKTQQKQSHKPDAFKDYRKILDRKDIDAVMIATPDHWHTKVAVEAMYAGKDVYCEKPLTLTIAEGKLIEKVVKETGRVFQVGTMQRSESGQRFLQAIALIRAGRIGTVKKVTCGINGMSGSPQIPVAPVPEELDWDFWLGPAPKVDYRALPEMRKGYGGGVPLYSNCHYAFRNWHEYSGGKLTDWGAHHVDIACWALGVSDTGPSKITPVEYSLPVEYKDGHPVVHDRYNAATSFKIKVDMPNDVEMIITSEGDNGILFEGTEGRFFVNRGKIVGKPVEDLKDNPLPEGAIEDVYGGPVSANHTANFIEAMHSRKQPISDVWSHNRMLEICHLSNIAMRLDRPLNWDADKRQIVGDDQANAFLSRENRKGYEINM
- a CDS encoding glycoside hydrolase family protein, with translation MRTLIAVVALLVSQPLACLPSFAADGDVIDIGDRRELLVDHFLIDKLDNVRLVLNRPRDEGIALQFDKPWEGLFCGYCTVIKDGDLYRLYYRGRPEAGADGNQGEVYCYAESKDGIEWTKPDLDIFNVLGQKRNNVVLADAAPVTHNFCPMLDTRPGVPADQRFKAIGGTMRSGLVAMVSADGIHWKKLREQAVITTDMVPYKYMFDSQNLAFWSAHENQYVCYFRVFEDGIRRICRSTSDDFLNWSAPVLMQYRHPGGEAPIEHLYTNQTHPYFRAPHLYVAIAARFMPGRQVLSDEQARAINVSPQYFKDTSDAVLMTSRGGSFYDRTFLSGFIRPGIGAQNWVSRTNYPALNVVQTSPTEMSVYLNQDYAQPTSHLHRYSMRLDGFASAQAPYAGGQLVTKPLTFEGQELTINFGTSAAGEIRVEIQDPAGQPIPGFSLDDAQPQIGNEIRRVVRWKQGSDVSSLAGKTVRLRFVIKDADLYAFKFDKPGS
- a CDS encoding M14-type cytosolic carboxypeptidase, with product MHRFILATFFVASWLACEPNDCRAAKPLTVVADFQGASVEVLRIDQEARSVQFTPGGDPARGWPCWWYFRIDGITPGETITLRLQASSASVGAKKPLAASWAMPKQATFSIDGETWLHSDEGTRVEQAMVYTVQPDATSVSVAWGPPYTPQMAEQFVRKIAEKSPHAEATELCRSRGGRAVPMLHVREGDRDNRQRFGVWVQARQHAWESGSSWVAQGFAQWVTGDEPEAAWLRQHAEIFVVPIMDIDNTATGNGGKNALPHDHNRDWSSEPHWNEILAAQRRIRGLVDEQRMDVFLDLHNPAPGDPTFFYVLPREMLEEPMLRLRDRFIELAYGRISKIKPLIPMSNKPKVTGASYHPLWRQISSNWVSMNGNPHTVSLCLETIWNYKNSTTTGYQAVGANLAAAVQEYLAERPAKP
- a CDS encoding glycoside hydrolase family 97 protein, translating into MTRVFAIVTLACIGLATAGRLPATEPSEVTSPDGRIALQFVLQEGRPTYQVSVDGQTLLEPSSLGFALAEGSPLDGGFRLLETHTSTSDTTWKPVYGERSEIRDHYREAAYQLVDDRQPPRRLNLRFRVYDEGVAFRYEFPKTNDESSFTISKELTEFRFTGNHRCWAVYTAQGVYAEQTLDAVKSGCERPLVIQTADGPYVAVGEAGLVDFARMKLQGNASEPHSLRADLSGNAKIKTPGATPWRFVMVGDSPGQLLEQNYLLLNLNEPCAIEDTSWIKPGKVIREVTLTTHGGKACIDFAVANGLQYVEFDAGWYGHEYDNASDATTITVDPKRSKGPLDLHEVIRYGEERGIGILLYVNQRALSKQLDEILPLFQQWGIKGVKYGFVHVGSQEATRWLHEAVRKAAEHQLMVDIHDEYRPTGFERTYPNLMTQEGIGGDETSPSNEQTLRIVFTRMVAGAGDNTICYFNKRVERNASHAYQLAKAVCIYSPWQFLYWYDRPAPEGTDPKGMNGLIGDEPELEFYKNVPTVWDETRVIDGQIGQYALIARRSGEQWFVGAMNDDQPRTLSLPLDFLEAGAEYEARIYSDDPSVDTRTHVRIDRRQLDSTQTLDIALPPRGGQAIQITPK